A section of the Polynucleobacter sp. AP-Jannik-300A-C4 genome encodes:
- a CDS encoding ABC transporter ATP-binding protein, with translation MSSSNQTPILEARNVSKSFGKFKALQNVSTTFMPGSLTAIIGPNGAGKSTFFNVLSGAFPPSSGQILFNGKDITGMQQYEFARIGISKSFQITNVFKQLTVHENVRVAAQMETARYNFLRNAQSYPGPIELADQLLRRVNLEHLRNKKTGDLAHGQQRALEIAMALACNPSLLLLDEPTAGMSPEETLVMMDLIRTLADERTVILVEHKMKLIMGLCKRIIVLHHGEFLAEGTPEEIQNNAEVRRVYLGQG, from the coding sequence ATGAGTAGCTCAAACCAAACCCCCATCCTTGAGGCTCGTAATGTGAGTAAGAGCTTTGGGAAATTCAAAGCCTTGCAGAATGTATCGACCACCTTTATGCCTGGGTCGCTTACAGCAATCATTGGGCCAAATGGTGCTGGCAAGAGTACATTCTTTAACGTCCTAAGTGGCGCCTTCCCTCCTTCGAGCGGGCAAATCTTGTTTAATGGCAAAGATATTACCGGCATGCAGCAATACGAATTTGCCCGCATTGGTATCTCTAAGAGTTTTCAAATTACCAACGTGTTTAAGCAGTTAACGGTTCATGAAAATGTCCGCGTTGCTGCACAAATGGAAACAGCACGCTACAACTTTTTGCGTAATGCCCAAAGTTACCCGGGGCCAATTGAACTTGCAGACCAGCTTTTGCGTCGCGTGAACTTAGAGCATCTAAGAAATAAAAAAACGGGTGACTTAGCTCACGGTCAGCAACGTGCTTTAGAGATTGCTATGGCCCTTGCCTGCAACCCGAGTCTTCTATTATTGGATGAACCAACCGCGGGCATGTCTCCTGAAGAAACGCTCGTAATGATGGATCTCATTCGCACACTAGCAGATGAGAGAACGGTTATTTTAGTTGAGCATAAGATGAAACTCATCATGGGTTTATGTAAGCGAATCATTGTTTTACATCATGGTGAGTTTTTAGCTGAAGGCACTCCAGAAGAAATACAAAATAATGCAGAGGTACGACGCGTGTACCTAGGCCAAGGTTAA
- a CDS encoding branched-chain amino acid ABC transporter permease: MKSFFQLIARHRVLASSLFLMVFPFIMPYEALAINILIFGLFAMGFNLLFGYMGLLSFGHAAFLGIGSYLTGIGIVHYGMSWGTAILVGVIGAAIGGLIMGFLAIRTRGIYFSMVTLALGQIVFYGFYKAESLTGGENGLRGVRVDSFNIFGIPVDFLNPLVKYYIILFFVVIAIWLISRILSSPLGAVMEAIRENEKRAAACGFDVARTKLLVFVLSAAICGLAGSLRALHLSIVPIDSLHYLQSGQAVMMSILGGMGTFFGPFIGAAVMLYLEDVVTTLTKHWMAVIGLIFMFFVLFFPKGIWGTILSKLNLNQDSK; the protein is encoded by the coding sequence ATGAAATCATTCTTCCAACTCATTGCACGTCATCGCGTGCTAGCAAGCAGTCTCTTCTTGATGGTCTTTCCTTTCATCATGCCGTACGAGGCCCTTGCGATCAACATCTTGATCTTTGGCTTATTTGCCATGGGCTTCAATCTCCTATTTGGTTATATGGGCCTCCTATCATTTGGTCATGCAGCCTTCCTCGGTATTGGTAGCTACCTCACTGGCATCGGCATCGTCCACTACGGAATGTCCTGGGGGACTGCAATTCTGGTGGGTGTGATCGGTGCAGCTATCGGAGGACTCATTATGGGTTTTCTAGCAATTCGTACTAGAGGCATCTACTTCTCCATGGTTACGCTGGCATTAGGCCAAATTGTTTTTTATGGTTTTTATAAGGCTGAGAGTTTGACTGGTGGTGAGAATGGCTTAAGAGGCGTTCGTGTTGATTCCTTCAACATTTTTGGAATCCCAGTTGACTTCCTCAATCCATTAGTGAAGTACTACATCATTCTCTTTTTTGTAGTCATTGCCATCTGGCTCATCTCCCGGATCCTAAGCTCGCCTCTTGGCGCAGTAATGGAGGCGATTCGTGAGAATGAGAAGCGTGCAGCTGCATGCGGATTTGATGTAGCTCGCACAAAACTGTTGGTATTTGTATTGTCTGCTGCCATCTGTGGTTTAGCAGGATCATTGCGTGCCCTGCATCTTTCAATTGTTCCAATAGATTCACTTCACTATCTCCAATCCGGGCAGGCTGTCATGATGAGCATCTTGGGAGGTATGGGCACTTTCTTTGGTCCATTTATTGGTGCTGCAGTCATGCTGTATCTAGAGGATGTAGTTACCACCCTTACTAAACATTGGATGGCCGTCATTGGGCTCATCTTTATGTTCTTTGTACTATTCTTCCCCAAGGGGATCTGGGGAACTATCTTGAGCAAGCTAAACCTCAATCAGGATTCGAAATAA
- a CDS encoding CaiB/BaiF CoA-transferase family protein, translating to MSIRPLDGITVVSLEHAIAAPFCTRQLADLGARVIKVERPGAGDFARAYDERVNGMSSHFTWVNRSKESLTLDLKQESALAALKTLLKTADVLVQNLAPGAAARMGLTAELLQKDNPGLILCDISGYGNNGPYRDKKAYDLLIQSEAGFLSVTGTPETPSKAGNSIADIAAGMYAYTNILAALLQRGKTGKGSCIDVSMLESLGEWMSYPLYYAYEGATPPPRNGASHATIYPYGPFKAGDGGTVMLGLQNDREWVLFCEVVLENQALAKDERFDKNFKRNEKRDELLSIIDACFSKLTTQQVIAKLDEAQIANARLNDMQGLWNHDQLKARDRWVQVGSPVGPIPAMLPPGSNDSFDYRMDAIPAVGQHTEAILTELGIAADEIAKMRSQGSI from the coding sequence ATGAGTATTCGCCCTCTAGACGGCATCACTGTAGTTTCTTTGGAGCATGCCATTGCTGCTCCGTTTTGTACGCGTCAATTGGCTGACTTGGGAGCTCGTGTGATTAAGGTCGAGCGACCAGGCGCCGGAGACTTTGCCCGCGCCTATGATGAGCGAGTCAATGGCATGTCATCTCATTTCACTTGGGTAAATCGCTCTAAAGAAAGTCTCACACTGGATCTCAAACAGGAGTCTGCATTAGCAGCGCTAAAGACGCTGCTCAAGACAGCAGATGTACTGGTGCAAAACTTAGCCCCTGGTGCCGCAGCACGCATGGGATTGACCGCAGAACTATTGCAAAAAGACAATCCCGGCCTAATTTTGTGCGATATCTCAGGCTATGGAAATAATGGGCCTTATCGTGACAAGAAAGCCTATGACTTACTCATTCAGAGTGAGGCTGGATTCTTGTCGGTTACGGGTACGCCAGAGACACCCAGTAAAGCAGGTAACTCCATTGCAGACATTGCAGCAGGCATGTATGCCTACACCAATATTTTGGCCGCACTACTTCAAAGAGGTAAGACTGGCAAGGGTTCTTGTATTGACGTTTCTATGCTGGAGTCTTTGGGTGAATGGATGAGCTACCCACTCTATTACGCCTATGAGGGAGCTACGCCCCCTCCTCGCAATGGCGCATCCCATGCCACGATTTATCCCTACGGGCCATTTAAGGCGGGTGATGGCGGTACCGTCATGCTTGGCCTACAGAATGATCGTGAGTGGGTTTTATTCTGTGAGGTCGTACTTGAGAATCAAGCACTGGCTAAAGATGAGCGCTTTGATAAAAACTTCAAGCGTAATGAAAAGCGAGATGAACTCCTCTCCATTATTGATGCTTGTTTTAGCAAACTGACTACCCAGCAAGTGATTGCAAAGCTAGATGAAGCGCAAATCGCTAATGCCCGCCTAAATGATATGCAGGGTTTATGGAATCACGATCAACTCAAAGCAAGAGATCGCTGGGTACAAGTGGGATCACCTGTAGGCCCTATTCCAGCAATGCTTCCCCCGGGCAGTAATGACAGTTTTGACTACCGCATGGATGCGATACCTGCAGTAGGTCAACATACAGAAGCTATTCTGACTGAGCTTGGTATTGCTGCTGATGAGATTGCAAAGATGCGGAGTCAGGGCTCTATTTAA
- a CDS encoding branched-chain amino acid ABC transporter permease, protein MTGLTFELLCMQLLTGIALGSIYALLALGLCLIFGMLNVVNFAHGAFFMVGAFLGVYFLGVTGNFWFSLILTPITTGVLGLLTERFLVRPLYGRGIDYPLLLTFGLSYVLIEAVRVTFGIEGLPSVTPDGLKGSLDVGIGFFPKYRLFLIAATAVIIFAVWFFIQKTRYGLIIKAGAADQEIVKVLGVDIAKVWLMVFGLGCAIAGLSGILASPTRSVNPEMGIPILAESFVVTVVGGMGSPVGAVVAGLLVGVVYSMTSLFFPDLSELSIFVLMAVVLLIRPQGLFGKAGAMG, encoded by the coding sequence ATGACCGGCCTTACATTTGAACTTCTATGCATGCAACTACTGACAGGAATTGCTCTGGGTAGTATTTATGCACTTCTTGCCCTGGGCTTATGCCTTATTTTTGGCATGCTCAATGTCGTTAATTTTGCCCACGGCGCCTTCTTCATGGTTGGCGCGTTTTTGGGTGTCTATTTTCTTGGCGTAACAGGTAATTTTTGGTTTAGTTTAATTCTGACGCCAATTACTACCGGAGTCCTTGGATTGCTGACCGAGCGATTCTTAGTCCGCCCACTATACGGACGTGGGATTGACTATCCACTCCTACTGACTTTTGGATTGTCGTATGTCTTAATTGAAGCAGTTCGTGTCACTTTTGGCATTGAAGGCCTACCGTCTGTTACCCCTGATGGACTGAAAGGCTCTCTCGACGTCGGCATCGGCTTCTTTCCCAAGTATCGACTTTTCCTGATTGCCGCTACAGCTGTCATTATTTTTGCAGTTTGGTTTTTCATTCAAAAAACCCGATACGGCCTAATTATCAAAGCTGGTGCCGCTGACCAAGAGATCGTCAAAGTGCTTGGTGTAGATATCGCCAAAGTATGGCTCATGGTGTTTGGACTTGGTTGCGCAATTGCCGGCCTCTCCGGAATATTAGCCTCACCCACCCGCTCTGTTAATCCAGAAATGGGTATTCCAATTTTGGCGGAGTCGTTTGTTGTCACAGTAGTTGGCGGCATGGGCTCACCAGTGGGGGCTGTTGTTGCTGGTTTATTAGTTGGCGTGGTCTACAGCATGACTTCCCTGTTCTTCCCTGACCTATCAGAACTTTCTATCTTTGTATTGATGGCGGTAGTGCTCTTAATTCGACCACAAGGTTTATTTGGTAAAGCGGGGGCAATGGGTTAA
- a CDS encoding YqaA family protein encodes MEQMLGQFFDFFGMPSVGLPAVFISAFISATLLPVGSEPILFGYVSVNPHLYWAAIIVATIGNTLGGMLDWWLGLLSRNSFESLKGPSNNRMQRWLEERGPKMLLLSWLPGFGDPLCLAAGWLRLPWLPCLIYMGIGKLLRYLTMTWLLTLVPTSFWHQLGHWIRII; translated from the coding sequence ATGGAGCAAATGCTGGGTCAGTTCTTTGATTTCTTTGGTATGCCATCGGTTGGTTTGCCAGCCGTATTTATTAGTGCCTTTATTTCTGCAACTTTATTGCCTGTAGGTTCTGAGCCCATCTTGTTTGGGTATGTTTCGGTTAATCCGCACTTATATTGGGCTGCCATTATTGTTGCCACAATTGGTAACACTTTGGGGGGTATGCTGGATTGGTGGCTTGGGCTATTGAGTCGAAATAGCTTTGAGTCCTTGAAGGGCCCTTCTAATAACCGAATGCAACGCTGGTTGGAAGAGCGGGGCCCTAAGATGCTCCTGCTGTCTTGGCTGCCAGGGTTTGGTGACCCCCTTTGTTTAGCCGCCGGGTGGCTTAGATTGCCTTGGTTACCCTGTCTAATATATATGGGCATCGGCAAACTGCTGCGTTATCTCACGATGACCTGGCTTTTAACTTTAGTGCCTACCAGCTTTTGGCACCAATTGGGGCATTGGATTCGAATTATCTAA
- the cls gene encoding cardiolipin synthase: protein MNIINFLLGSLFGESFIWVPIAHVLIVILFGFRLISVRRPVGVVLAWFLIVVLFPLIGISLYILIGERPVGRKLTRKIIRMDKEYAAITEAMRKRYQADKQLLPTEGRALSLLAEAKNGSPVIAGNQIELFTNSLEILQYFIDEINQAKKTLHLEFYIWALGGDADRVGEALIAAAKRGVTCKVLLDSLGSKDWFKSTWPKRFRNAGIQVTEALPIQVGRFQFRRADLRLHRKIFVIDNTIVWTGSMNMVDPRTFKQDSGVGEWVDAMVRIEGPVASQFELTFSFDWSVDNPKIKHFSNVVPAASPLEGKVLAQEFSSGPVYRDDILYQVLLSAIMDAREELTITTPYFGPDDGLIQALMAAAGRGVKVTLIVPKLNDSTLVAWSSRSFYSDLMSAGVNIAEFHGGLLHTKSLLIDKRVAIFGSVNFDQRSLRLNFEISLIVYNDEFCAKLETLIESYLAKSDMVNPVTWAKRPHWHILLENAAHLTSPLL from the coding sequence ATGAACATCATTAATTTTTTACTAGGATCCCTTTTTGGCGAATCCTTTATTTGGGTCCCAATCGCGCACGTCCTGATTGTGATTCTTTTTGGATTTAGATTAATCTCAGTGAGAAGACCGGTTGGTGTTGTACTGGCCTGGTTTCTGATTGTGGTTCTATTTCCCTTAATTGGTATTAGCTTATATATCCTCATTGGTGAGCGTCCCGTTGGTCGAAAACTCACCCGAAAAATTATTCGTATGGATAAAGAGTACGCTGCCATCACCGAAGCGATGCGTAAGCGCTATCAGGCTGATAAACAACTACTACCAACTGAAGGCAGGGCGTTGAGTCTCTTGGCTGAGGCTAAAAATGGTTCGCCAGTGATTGCTGGCAACCAAATTGAACTCTTTACGAATTCTCTAGAAATCTTGCAGTACTTTATTGACGAGATTAATCAGGCTAAGAAAACATTGCATTTGGAATTCTATATATGGGCTCTAGGCGGCGATGCAGATCGCGTCGGCGAGGCTTTAATCGCTGCAGCTAAGCGCGGTGTGACTTGTAAGGTGCTATTAGATTCCTTGGGTAGTAAAGACTGGTTTAAATCGACTTGGCCTAAGCGCTTCAGAAATGCTGGTATTCAAGTAACTGAGGCCTTACCGATTCAAGTTGGTCGCTTTCAATTTCGGCGTGCTGATTTAAGACTGCATCGCAAGATATTTGTGATCGATAACACCATCGTTTGGACCGGCAGTATGAATATGGTCGACCCACGTACTTTTAAACAAGATTCGGGTGTGGGCGAATGGGTAGATGCGATGGTCAGAATTGAAGGGCCTGTAGCATCTCAGTTTGAGCTGACATTCTCGTTTGACTGGAGTGTTGATAATCCCAAGATTAAGCACTTTAGTAATGTAGTGCCAGCTGCTAGCCCACTTGAAGGGAAGGTATTGGCTCAAGAGTTTTCTTCTGGACCGGTATACCGTGACGATATCTTGTACCAGGTATTGCTCTCAGCCATCATGGATGCTCGTGAGGAGCTCACTATTACTACACCTTACTTTGGTCCTGACGATGGTTTGATTCAGGCGCTGATGGCAGCAGCTGGTCGTGGTGTGAAAGTGACTCTGATTGTTCCTAAATTAAATGATTCCACATTGGTCGCTTGGAGCAGTCGCAGCTTCTATTCTGATCTCATGAGTGCTGGTGTGAACATTGCTGAGTTCCATGGTGGCCTATTGCATACGAAGAGCCTGTTAATAGACAAGCGAGTTGCAATTTTTGGTTCAGTGAACTTTGATCAGCGAAGCTTGCGTCTCAATTTTGAGATTAGCTTAATCGTCTATAACGACGAGTTTTGCGCAAAGCTCGAAACCTTGATCGAGTCTTACTTGGCTAAATCAGATATGGTCAATCCAGTAACTTGGGCTAAGAGACCGCATTGGCATATTCTGCTGGAGAATGCGGCTCACCTGACATCACCCTTACTTTAA
- a CDS encoding ABC transporter ATP-binding protein, which yields MLRVENLNAWYDRSHVLQGVSLEVNKGEIVTLMGRNGAGKTTTLRSLMGLLSKREGKALIDGSSFLDLAAHERYHLGLAYVPEDRRIVPGLTVKENLELGVIAKKSRGDMSALVDEIAETFPRLKERLHQDGTSMSGGEQQMLAIARAMIAKPKVILLDEPSEGIMPVLVEEMFELFAKLKQQGLTILLVEQNVQQALKISDRAYILDQGEIVFHDTAQNLLNNDEVQQKYCAV from the coding sequence ATGTTGCGTGTAGAAAATTTAAATGCCTGGTACGACCGTAGCCATGTTCTGCAAGGCGTATCTTTGGAAGTGAACAAAGGGGAAATCGTTACCTTAATGGGTCGCAATGGTGCCGGCAAAACTACTACCCTTCGGTCTTTAATGGGTCTTCTTTCAAAAAGAGAAGGCAAAGCCTTGATTGATGGTAGCTCCTTCTTGGATCTGGCGGCGCATGAGCGCTACCACTTAGGCTTGGCTTACGTTCCAGAAGATAGACGGATTGTTCCAGGATTAACTGTTAAAGAAAATTTAGAGTTGGGCGTTATTGCCAAGAAAAGCCGAGGAGATATGAGTGCCTTGGTCGATGAGATCGCTGAAACCTTTCCACGTCTTAAGGAGAGATTGCATCAAGATGGAACATCGATGTCGGGTGGCGAGCAGCAAATGCTAGCAATCGCACGAGCGATGATTGCTAAGCCTAAAGTCATACTGCTAGATGAGCCATCAGAGGGAATCATGCCAGTCTTGGTAGAGGAAATGTTTGAGCTGTTTGCCAAACTCAAACAACAGGGTTTAACCATTCTATTGGTTGAGCAAAATGTTCAACAAGCACTCAAGATTTCTGACCGAGCCTATATTCTTGATCAAGGTGAAATTGTTTTCCATGACACCGCTCAGAATCTCCTTAATAACGACGAGGTTCAACAAAAGTATTGCGCTGTTTAA
- a CDS encoding acyl-CoA dehydrogenase family protein produces MNHPIPKPDQYQDMREALRDLCGSFDSAYWQKVDHERAYPEAFVDAMAQAGWLAALIPEEYGGSGLGLAEASVIMEEINLSGGNAGSCHGQMYNMGTLLRHGSDAQKKLYLPKIATGELRLQSMAVTEPTTGTDTTKLKTTAVKKGDKYVVNGQKVWISRIQHSDLMILLARTTPLAEVKKKSEGMSIFIVNLKDAIGKGMEIQPIANMVNHETNEVFFDNLEIPAENLIGEEGQGFKYILDGLNAERVLIAAECIGDAYWFVDKARRYANERVVFDRPIGKNQGIQFPIADSYIETEAANLMRFKACELFDAKQACGAESNMAKYLAAKASWEAANVCLQTHGGFGFANEYDVERKFRETRLYQVAPISTNLIYSYIAEHVLGLPRSF; encoded by the coding sequence ATGAACCACCCCATTCCTAAGCCAGATCAATATCAAGACATGCGTGAAGCCTTGCGCGACCTTTGCGGCAGTTTTGACTCCGCATACTGGCAAAAAGTAGATCATGAACGCGCCTACCCCGAAGCATTTGTAGACGCCATGGCACAAGCTGGTTGGTTAGCAGCATTAATTCCGGAAGAATATGGTGGCTCCGGCTTAGGTTTGGCAGAAGCCTCCGTCATCATGGAAGAAATTAATTTATCAGGCGGTAATGCGGGCTCATGTCATGGCCAGATGTACAACATGGGTACCTTACTACGCCATGGCTCAGATGCTCAAAAGAAGCTCTACCTCCCTAAGATTGCTACCGGAGAATTACGCCTCCAAAGCATGGCTGTAACGGAGCCGACTACAGGCACCGATACCACCAAACTCAAAACTACCGCCGTTAAAAAGGGTGACAAGTATGTAGTGAATGGTCAGAAGGTTTGGATCTCTCGGATTCAGCATTCCGATTTAATGATTCTTTTAGCGCGCACTACTCCGCTTGCAGAGGTAAAGAAAAAATCAGAAGGCATGTCAATATTTATCGTCAATCTCAAGGATGCGATTGGCAAAGGCATGGAGATTCAACCCATTGCCAATATGGTGAACCATGAAACGAATGAAGTCTTCTTTGATAACTTGGAAATTCCCGCCGAGAATTTAATTGGTGAAGAAGGCCAAGGGTTTAAATATATTCTTGACGGCCTCAATGCGGAGCGTGTCCTCATTGCTGCCGAGTGCATTGGAGATGCTTATTGGTTTGTAGATAAGGCTCGTCGCTACGCAAATGAACGCGTAGTATTTGATCGCCCGATTGGCAAGAACCAAGGGATTCAGTTTCCGATCGCAGATTCTTATATCGAAACAGAAGCCGCAAATTTGATGCGCTTTAAAGCGTGTGAATTATTTGATGCTAAACAAGCCTGCGGTGCCGAATCCAATATGGCCAAGTACTTAGCTGCCAAAGCCTCTTGGGAAGCCGCTAACGTTTGTCTGCAAACTCATGGTGGCTTTGGATTTGCCAATGAATATGATGTCGAGCGCAAGTTTAGAGAAACCCGCCTCTACCAGGTCGCGCCAATCTCCACAAACCTGATCTACTCCTATATAGCTGAGCATGTTTTAGGACTCCCCCGCTCTTTCTAA
- a CDS encoding ABC transporter substrate-binding protein, translating to MKQKVTNQTRRKMLIGGAAAASTPLWMNMASAQSETIKIGFPTPLTGPFSAEAQDQVRAAELAIKEFNDAGGFNGRKAELLVRDTKLNAGEAATRTLELIEKDKVGFVVGSLSAATQLSINAVCKERKVLFNSISQSDAINEAKDWSVYTFHEALNPTMTAGAVARYSIPRFGKKIVFLTADYAYGHEMVRAFERAGKEMGATTLADIRHPLGTSDYSAFLPRIKALNPDILVLCNFGRDLVNSAKQCTDFGLKSSMKIVAPVLLYTSRIAGGAEAFEGIAGGTSYYWGLEDRIPQAKIFNDAYRKAYNGSVPSDYGALGYAGVKSVLASIKIAKSTETMKVISAMENLKYDWYKGPEYYRKCDHQAVQSVIIIESKSKNMKDKYDVFNILTIEPTTEKNMRSCAELGHKA from the coding sequence ATGAAACAAAAAGTAACGAATCAAACCAGAAGAAAAATGTTAATCGGTGGAGCTGCTGCAGCAAGCACTCCACTTTGGATGAACATGGCAAGCGCCCAATCTGAAACAATTAAGATTGGCTTCCCCACCCCATTAACAGGCCCCTTCTCTGCCGAAGCACAGGATCAGGTAAGGGCTGCTGAGCTAGCTATTAAAGAATTTAATGATGCAGGTGGCTTTAACGGACGCAAAGCAGAGTTACTAGTAAGAGATACAAAACTCAATGCAGGTGAAGCCGCTACACGTACTCTTGAGTTGATTGAGAAGGATAAAGTGGGTTTTGTTGTGGGCTCACTTTCTGCTGCAACCCAGCTATCTATCAATGCCGTCTGCAAAGAGCGTAAGGTACTTTTTAACTCTATCAGCCAATCTGATGCGATTAACGAAGCAAAAGACTGGAGTGTCTACACATTCCACGAGGCATTAAATCCAACTATGACAGCAGGTGCAGTAGCTCGCTACTCCATTCCTCGCTTTGGTAAGAAGATTGTATTTTTGACTGCCGATTATGCTTATGGCCATGAAATGGTGCGCGCATTTGAGCGTGCCGGCAAGGAGATGGGAGCAACAACATTGGCGGATATCCGCCACCCACTTGGTACATCAGATTATTCAGCTTTTTTACCGCGGATTAAAGCATTGAATCCTGATATCTTGGTCTTATGCAACTTCGGCCGAGATTTAGTAAATTCTGCGAAACAATGTACGGATTTTGGCTTGAAATCCAGCATGAAAATTGTGGCACCTGTTTTGCTATATACATCCCGCATTGCAGGTGGTGCAGAAGCATTTGAAGGTATTGCTGGCGGAACCTCCTACTACTGGGGTCTAGAAGATAGAATTCCTCAGGCCAAGATTTTTAATGATGCCTACAGAAAGGCATATAACGGCTCGGTTCCATCCGATTACGGTGCACTTGGATATGCAGGTGTGAAAAGCGTTTTAGCCTCAATCAAGATTGCCAAGTCTACTGAGACCATGAAAGTAATCAGCGCAATGGAGAATCTCAAGTACGACTGGTATAAAGGCCCTGAGTACTACCGCAAATGCGATCATCAGGCAGTTCAATCCGTGATCATTATTGAGTCTAAATCAAAGAATATGAAGGATAAGTATGACGTCTTTAATATTCTGACAATTGAACCAACTACCGAGAAAAATATGCGTAGTTGTGCGGAGTTGGGCCACAAGGCTTAA
- a CDS encoding FAD binding domain-containing protein, with protein MAKILVIGGSLGGLFAANILLRQGHDVTLLEKAIGSLDGRGAGIVTHDALADALREAGIAVDDSLGVAVSKRVTLGVDGESLGEMPLPQILTSWSRLYHLLKENFPNERYLQGKNVKTVSQDSNTVQVVCEDGSSYQAELLIASDGIRSAVRAQVAPSIQPEYAGYIAWRGVCDESHLSNYTLDTLFNYFGFCLPNGEQMLGYPVAGPGNDTRPGKRRYNFVWYRPASEDDELVKLLTDADGHHYPTGIPPLKVSWKHIAEMRSIARKILAPQYAEILEKTASPFLQAIYDVRSEQIVFDRIALMGDAAFVGRPHVGMGVTKAGDEAMVIARHIAQLGATPAALAAYSRERLQLGQQVVARAQYLGRYMQAQGSKGSRDGNSLRRNADTVMAETAIDISTLLAQGKAVPESY; from the coding sequence AGCGATTGGCTCCTTAGATGGTCGGGGTGCGGGGATCGTGACACATGATGCACTTGCAGATGCTTTGCGTGAAGCGGGTATTGCTGTTGATGACAGTCTAGGAGTTGCCGTATCGAAGCGAGTTACCTTAGGTGTCGATGGTGAGAGCCTGGGCGAAATGCCGCTTCCACAGATTCTGACTTCATGGAGTCGCCTGTATCACCTGCTTAAGGAGAATTTTCCGAACGAGCGTTATTTACAGGGCAAGAATGTAAAAACTGTTAGTCAAGATTCCAATACCGTTCAAGTAGTTTGTGAGGATGGCAGTAGTTATCAGGCTGAGCTACTAATAGCATCCGATGGCATTCGTTCCGCAGTGAGGGCTCAGGTAGCACCAAGTATTCAGCCTGAATATGCGGGATATATTGCATGGCGTGGTGTATGCGATGAAAGTCATTTATCGAATTACACCCTAGACACACTCTTTAATTATTTTGGCTTTTGCCTTCCCAACGGCGAACAGATGCTGGGCTACCCAGTCGCAGGCCCTGGAAATGACACTCGACCAGGTAAGCGCCGTTATAACTTTGTATGGTATCGCCCTGCATCCGAAGATGATGAGCTCGTAAAACTATTGACTGATGCGGATGGTCATCACTACCCAACTGGTATTCCACCACTAAAGGTATCGTGGAAGCATATTGCTGAAATGCGCAGTATTGCTCGGAAAATCCTGGCGCCTCAATATGCAGAAATTCTAGAGAAAACTGCTTCACCATTTTTACAGGCGATATACGATGTTCGTTCAGAGCAAATTGTCTTTGACAGAATTGCCTTAATGGGTGATGCAGCTTTTGTTGGTCGTCCTCATGTTGGGATGGGCGTTACTAAAGCAGGTGATGAGGCGATGGTGATTGCGCGTCACATCGCCCAATTGGGCGCAACCCCTGCAGCACTGGCAGCTTATAGCAGGGAACGACTTCAGTTGGGTCAACAGGTTGTTGCAAGAGCCCAATATTTAGGGCGCTATATGCAAGCACAAGGTAGTAAAGGTAGCAGGGACGGCAACAGCCTTCGCAGAAACGCAGATACGGTGATGGCTGAGACAGCAATTGATATCAGCACCTTACTGGCACAAGGAAAAGCAGTTCCAGAGTCGTATTAA